One Oncorhynchus keta strain PuntledgeMale-10-30-2019 chromosome 23, Oket_V2, whole genome shotgun sequence DNA segment encodes these proteins:
- the LOC118371504 gene encoding caytaxin-like isoform X3 — MVANRPSTTTAEHRPNRKRHHLRQVTLGPRLVLLPDWRMGTAEVMSEVTARMDSMEVKDEWQDEDFPRPLPEDGDMEDRGLTDNTTTPPNTLNVGVWGESSALHKRRTLVAPDMNMSLDQSEGSVLSDDFLGNPDDLDVNVDDMDTPDDNDSLEFITNGNDLEWEDDTPIVSSKGLPGGQTEEEEEAGRLWRTVIIGDQEQRIDMAVIRPYLRVVTHGGYYGEGLNAIIVFAACYLPESSCEDYTYIMENLFLYVISSLELLVAEDYMIIYLNGATPRRRMPGISWLKRCYHTINRRLKKNLKWLVIAHPSWFIRTILAISRPFISVKFLDKIRYVHTLDELSQLIPMDHIQIPECVLQCDDQKMIAQKESP; from the exons TGACCCTAGGGCCCAGGCTGGTCCTGCTCCCTGATTGGAGGATGGGAACGGCAGAGGTCATGTCAGAGGTCACGGCACGCATGGACAGCATGGAGGTCAAGGATGAGTGGCAGGACGAAGACTTCCCCAG GCCTCTACCagaagatggagacatggaggacagggggcTCACTGACAACACGACAA CTCCCCCTAACACCCTGAACGTTGGTGTTTGGGGTGAGTCGTCGGCCCTGCATAAGCGCCGTACGCTGGTAGCTCCGGACATGAACATGTCGCTGGACCAGAGCGAAGGTTCCGTCCTGTCAGATGACTTCTTAGGTAACCCTGACGACCTGGATGTCAACGTGGACGACATGGACACGCCCGACGACAACGACTCCTTGGAGTTTATCACCAACGGCAACGACCTGGAGTGGGAAG ACGACACTCCTATAGTGAGTTCCAAGGGTCTGCCTGGAGgccagacagaggaggaggaggaggcaggcagaCTGTGGAGGACAGTGATCATAGGAGATCAGGAACAGAGGATAGACATGGCTGTCATCAGACCATACCTGAGGGTGGTCACACATGGAG gttacTACGGTGAGGGTCTGAATGCCATCATAGTGTTTGCGGCGTGTTACCTGCCAGAGAGCAGCTGTGAGGACTACACTTACATCATGGAGAACCTCTTCCT CTATGTGATCAGTAGCCTGGAGTTGTTAGTGGCTGAGGACTACATGATTATCTATCTGAACGGAGCTACGCCTCGCAGGAGGATGCCTGGTATCAGCTGGCTAAAGAGGTGCTACCACACCATCAACAGGAG GTTGAAGAAGAATCTGAAGTGGCTGGTCATTGCTCACCCATCCTGGTTCATCCGTACAATCCTGGCCATCTCCAGACCCTTCATCAG tGTGAAGTTCCTGGATAAGATCCGCTATGTTCACACATTGGATGAGTTGAGCCAGCTGATTCCTATGGACCACATACAGATCCCAGAATGTGTCCTGCA ATGTGATGACCAGAAGATGATAGCACAAAAAGAAAG TCCATAG
- the LOC118371504 gene encoding caytaxin-like isoform X1 yields MVANRPSTTTAEHRPNRKRHHLRQVTLGPRLVLLPDWRMGTAEVMSEVTARMDSMEVKDEWQDEDFPRPLPEDGDMEDRGLTDNTTTPPNTLNVGVWGESSALHKRRTLVAPDMNMSLDQSEGSVLSDDFLGNPDDLDVNVDDMDTPDDNDSLEFITNGNDLEWEDDTPIVSSKGLPGGQTEEEEEAGRLWRTVIIGDQEQRIDMAVIRPYLRVVTHGGYYGEGLNAIIVFAACYLPESSCEDYTYIMENLFLYVISSLELLVAEDYMIIYLNGATPRRRMPGISWLKRCYHTINRRLKKNLKWLVIAHPSWFIRTILAISRPFISVKFLDKIRYVHTLDELSQLIPMDHIQIPECVLQCDDQKMIAQKERQEMEHTKSASPTERVKDFLAEDKGLMEK; encoded by the exons TGACCCTAGGGCCCAGGCTGGTCCTGCTCCCTGATTGGAGGATGGGAACGGCAGAGGTCATGTCAGAGGTCACGGCACGCATGGACAGCATGGAGGTCAAGGATGAGTGGCAGGACGAAGACTTCCCCAG GCCTCTACCagaagatggagacatggaggacagggggcTCACTGACAACACGACAA CTCCCCCTAACACCCTGAACGTTGGTGTTTGGGGTGAGTCGTCGGCCCTGCATAAGCGCCGTACGCTGGTAGCTCCGGACATGAACATGTCGCTGGACCAGAGCGAAGGTTCCGTCCTGTCAGATGACTTCTTAGGTAACCCTGACGACCTGGATGTCAACGTGGACGACATGGACACGCCCGACGACAACGACTCCTTGGAGTTTATCACCAACGGCAACGACCTGGAGTGGGAAG ACGACACTCCTATAGTGAGTTCCAAGGGTCTGCCTGGAGgccagacagaggaggaggaggaggcaggcagaCTGTGGAGGACAGTGATCATAGGAGATCAGGAACAGAGGATAGACATGGCTGTCATCAGACCATACCTGAGGGTGGTCACACATGGAG gttacTACGGTGAGGGTCTGAATGCCATCATAGTGTTTGCGGCGTGTTACCTGCCAGAGAGCAGCTGTGAGGACTACACTTACATCATGGAGAACCTCTTCCT CTATGTGATCAGTAGCCTGGAGTTGTTAGTGGCTGAGGACTACATGATTATCTATCTGAACGGAGCTACGCCTCGCAGGAGGATGCCTGGTATCAGCTGGCTAAAGAGGTGCTACCACACCATCAACAGGAG GTTGAAGAAGAATCTGAAGTGGCTGGTCATTGCTCACCCATCCTGGTTCATCCGTACAATCCTGGCCATCTCCAGACCCTTCATCAG tGTGAAGTTCCTGGATAAGATCCGCTATGTTCACACATTGGATGAGTTGAGCCAGCTGATTCCTATGGACCACATACAGATCCCAGAATGTGTCCTGCA ATGTGATGACCAGAAGATGATAGCACAAAAAGAAAG GCAGGAGATGGAGCATACCAAGTCTGCATCCCCCACGGAAAG
- the LOC118371504 gene encoding caytaxin-like isoform X2, whose translation MVANRPSTTTAEHRPNRKRHHLRQVTLGPRLVLLPDWRMGTAEVMSEVTARMDSMEVKDEWQDEDFPRPLPEDGDMEDRGLTDNTTTPPNTLNVGVWGESSALHKRRTLVAPDMNMSLDQSEGSVLSDDFLGNPDDLDVNVDDMDTPDDNDSLEFITNGNDLEWEDDTPIVSSKGLPGGQTEEEEEAGRLWRTVIIGDQEQRIDMAVIRPYLRVVTHGGYYGEGLNAIIVFAACYLPESSCEDYTYIMENLFLYVISSLELLVAEDYMIIYLNGATPRRRMPGISWLKRCYHTINRRLKKNLKWLVIAHPSWFIRTILAISRPFISVKFLDKIRYVHTLDELSQLIPMDHIQIPECVLQCDDQKMIAQKERQEMEHTKSASPTER comes from the exons TGACCCTAGGGCCCAGGCTGGTCCTGCTCCCTGATTGGAGGATGGGAACGGCAGAGGTCATGTCAGAGGTCACGGCACGCATGGACAGCATGGAGGTCAAGGATGAGTGGCAGGACGAAGACTTCCCCAG GCCTCTACCagaagatggagacatggaggacagggggcTCACTGACAACACGACAA CTCCCCCTAACACCCTGAACGTTGGTGTTTGGGGTGAGTCGTCGGCCCTGCATAAGCGCCGTACGCTGGTAGCTCCGGACATGAACATGTCGCTGGACCAGAGCGAAGGTTCCGTCCTGTCAGATGACTTCTTAGGTAACCCTGACGACCTGGATGTCAACGTGGACGACATGGACACGCCCGACGACAACGACTCCTTGGAGTTTATCACCAACGGCAACGACCTGGAGTGGGAAG ACGACACTCCTATAGTGAGTTCCAAGGGTCTGCCTGGAGgccagacagaggaggaggaggaggcaggcagaCTGTGGAGGACAGTGATCATAGGAGATCAGGAACAGAGGATAGACATGGCTGTCATCAGACCATACCTGAGGGTGGTCACACATGGAG gttacTACGGTGAGGGTCTGAATGCCATCATAGTGTTTGCGGCGTGTTACCTGCCAGAGAGCAGCTGTGAGGACTACACTTACATCATGGAGAACCTCTTCCT CTATGTGATCAGTAGCCTGGAGTTGTTAGTGGCTGAGGACTACATGATTATCTATCTGAACGGAGCTACGCCTCGCAGGAGGATGCCTGGTATCAGCTGGCTAAAGAGGTGCTACCACACCATCAACAGGAG GTTGAAGAAGAATCTGAAGTGGCTGGTCATTGCTCACCCATCCTGGTTCATCCGTACAATCCTGGCCATCTCCAGACCCTTCATCAG tGTGAAGTTCCTGGATAAGATCCGCTATGTTCACACATTGGATGAGTTGAGCCAGCTGATTCCTATGGACCACATACAGATCCCAGAATGTGTCCTGCA ATGTGATGACCAGAAGATGATAGCACAAAAAGAAAG GCAGGAGATGGAGCATACCAAGTCTGCATCCCCCACGGAAAG
- the LOC118371504 gene encoding caytaxin-like isoform X4 — protein sequence MGTAEVMSEVTARMDSMEVKDEWQDEDFPRPLPEDGDMEDRGLTDNTTTPPNTLNVGVWGESSALHKRRTLVAPDMNMSLDQSEGSVLSDDFLGNPDDLDVNVDDMDTPDDNDSLEFITNGNDLEWEDDTPIVSSKGLPGGQTEEEEEAGRLWRTVIIGDQEQRIDMAVIRPYLRVVTHGGYYGEGLNAIIVFAACYLPESSCEDYTYIMENLFLYVISSLELLVAEDYMIIYLNGATPRRRMPGISWLKRCYHTINRRLKKNLKWLVIAHPSWFIRTILAISRPFISVKFLDKIRYVHTLDELSQLIPMDHIQIPECVLQCDDQKMIAQKERQEMEHTKSASPTERVKDFLAEDKGLMEK from the exons ATGGGAACGGCAGAGGTCATGTCAGAGGTCACGGCACGCATGGACAGCATGGAGGTCAAGGATGAGTGGCAGGACGAAGACTTCCCCAG GCCTCTACCagaagatggagacatggaggacagggggcTCACTGACAACACGACAA CTCCCCCTAACACCCTGAACGTTGGTGTTTGGGGTGAGTCGTCGGCCCTGCATAAGCGCCGTACGCTGGTAGCTCCGGACATGAACATGTCGCTGGACCAGAGCGAAGGTTCCGTCCTGTCAGATGACTTCTTAGGTAACCCTGACGACCTGGATGTCAACGTGGACGACATGGACACGCCCGACGACAACGACTCCTTGGAGTTTATCACCAACGGCAACGACCTGGAGTGGGAAG ACGACACTCCTATAGTGAGTTCCAAGGGTCTGCCTGGAGgccagacagaggaggaggaggaggcaggcagaCTGTGGAGGACAGTGATCATAGGAGATCAGGAACAGAGGATAGACATGGCTGTCATCAGACCATACCTGAGGGTGGTCACACATGGAG gttacTACGGTGAGGGTCTGAATGCCATCATAGTGTTTGCGGCGTGTTACCTGCCAGAGAGCAGCTGTGAGGACTACACTTACATCATGGAGAACCTCTTCCT CTATGTGATCAGTAGCCTGGAGTTGTTAGTGGCTGAGGACTACATGATTATCTATCTGAACGGAGCTACGCCTCGCAGGAGGATGCCTGGTATCAGCTGGCTAAAGAGGTGCTACCACACCATCAACAGGAG GTTGAAGAAGAATCTGAAGTGGCTGGTCATTGCTCACCCATCCTGGTTCATCCGTACAATCCTGGCCATCTCCAGACCCTTCATCAG tGTGAAGTTCCTGGATAAGATCCGCTATGTTCACACATTGGATGAGTTGAGCCAGCTGATTCCTATGGACCACATACAGATCCCAGAATGTGTCCTGCA ATGTGATGACCAGAAGATGATAGCACAAAAAGAAAG GCAGGAGATGGAGCATACCAAGTCTGCATCCCCCACGGAAAG